GGAACGGCGGCGCCTCGACGCGGCAGGCACGCTGTTCGGCGAGCGGGCCGTCCTCAAGCTCATGTACGCTGCGCTGATTCGGGGCACCGAGCACTGGCGCGGCCTCCGGATCACCGAGTTTGAACACCGCCAGTTGGCGCAGTGGCGGGCCCAACTCCAAGAGGCGCACGCGAAGCGTCACGCGCCGATCACGAAGGCCTCCGCACCAAGCAGCGAGAAACTTGACCGCCGCATTGGCCCTACAACACGCGATCGGCGGGCGGCGCGATGAAATCATCGGAGGCGTTCGGCAGGTCAGAGAGGTCGGACCGAATCAAAACGCAACAGAAAGGTCGGGCATCCTAGATCTAATTTCCAGCAATCGCCGGACTTGACCTCCGGTTGGTCCGGCCTCCCGCAACGATCAGACAACTCAACCGTCACCACATTCCTTGGAGAGCCAGCCCGGACGTCCGTCGGCGGTGTGTCATTTCATTGGCCTCGGATGGCAGGGATGAGCACAGAGGGTGGAGCCATCGCGGTTGTATAATGCCGCCGGCCGCGAGGGTGCCGCTGCGACCGGCATTCGACTCCGGTCGAGCTTCAGAGGGAGCAGCGGCCAAACGTGAGACACCGGCGACGATCCCCATTTCGATCGCATGATGGCGGACCCGGCGTGCTCGCCCTGCGTCAGCCGAGGCCATTGGGACAGAAGGACAACCGCTTTTGGTCGAAGAATTGGAGAAGGAAATATCTTGTAGATGAAACCGGCCCTGGTGGCTCCCCAGCCTCTATCTGGCACGAACACTACTATTCCAGATATTCACGTCGCGGTAGGGCGGACTCATGGTCAGCGGGATCCCGTGCGGAGCATCAGAGCGGTAAAGCCCTCTTGCTCGAAGTAGCGGTCACTGGTCAGAACCATCCGTAGCTTTCGTTCCCGCATCATGGTCATCGAAAGGCAGTCAGTCAGGCTGTAACCTTTGTCAGGTCTGGCCTTATAGAACGCAAAGCCTTTCTGGAATGAGCGTCGGCTTAACCGCAGTACTGTTACGAGAGGATCGCTGAGGATTGCCTCCACACCGCTTCGCTGGTCACAATTCTGCCCCGGCCGTGGGTGGCTGAAACTTTACAGGCCACTTCGTGGTGCTGGTCGTGTGGATTGGTGAGGGTGATCCAGTAGACGGTATCGGCGAAGACTGCCTTCACCGCGCTGAACTGCCGTAGAGGTAATGGTCGTGATTCGCGGCAAGGTCAGTGGGGAGTTTATGGAGTTCCGCGGGAGGAATAGTCCGAGCGAGTTGCACGATCCGGTCCCCAATTGAAACAGCCCGCCTCTTTCGAGTCGCGCGGGATCGGACGGATGATTTGGCCCTCTTTTTTTTGCTGTGGGAAGGCATGGATCAATTATAGTCACCCGGCGAAACCGTGACAACCGACGTCGTCGAACTGACCACGGTTGGGAGTTTTGACTACGCGGGATGGGTAAAAAGTGGGAAGGGCTACCGCTCATTTGAGAGGCTGCCCTTCCGATGATGGCTCCCCGGGCAGGACTCGAACCTGCGACCAATCGGTTAACAGCCGATCGCTCTACCAACTGAGCTACCGGGGAACGTGATCTTCGTATGGAAGCTGACCTCGCTGAGGTCGGGCAGGGCGCGATTGTAGCACAAACTCAGGGGAAGGGAATACCGCCTCGCTGAGTTCCGTTACACGTCGAAATCCTCGGTCTCGTCGTCCTCCGTCGAGGCGTCGGAATTCCCCTCGGAGAGGTCGGCATAGTGCTTGGCCCAGGACAGGTAGATGTTGCCGCTGTCCCGCATGGCGTCCGCGCCTTTCATCAACTTGCCGACCAGCTCCGGATCCTTGCCGGTGGCCTGGATCTCGGCCGCCCGCTGCTCCAGCGCCTGAGGAAACTCCCGCAGCAGCCCGGCGATATCCATGAGTAATGCGGTGACGGTATTGTCTTCCCGTTCCATCGTGGTGCGCTCCCTGCCTGGTTCGGATCGAATAAAAAAACCCCACGGCGCGGACGCCATGGGGTTTCTGCAACTACCGCGACGAAGGCTCAACCTTGGTAGGCTTGACCCAAGGCGGCGGATTCTCCCTTTTTGGACATGAGCGTGCCGTCGGCGCTGACCGCCACCATCTCGATCGCCTGGTGCTTGGCCGCATTACAAACCACGACGCAGAGCTCGCAGCCCTTGCACCGCTCGATGGTGACCTCCGCGACCATTTTGCTGACATTGAGGTCCAGGCAGTTGGCCTCCGGACAATACATAATGCACAGCCGGCATCCCTTCTTGGCGGTGCATTTTTCGTCGATCACTTGGGCTACGTTATACATGCGTCCTGTTTCCTTCTCTCGATTACGCCGCGACCGCCGGATTTCCGACCCGCAGTTCCACCTTGTTTTTCTCGGCCCACTCCGCTCCGATCTCATAGGCCCGCCGAACAGTGGCCAGATTCTTCTGGAGCAGCATTTCCTTCTTCGCAAACTTCTTCTTGATGGCCTCGTCCAAGGAGGCCGTGCCGCCCGAGGCGACGAACTTCTTGCCGAACCGCTCCTGGAGCGCCCCGTCGAGGGCTTCCATCGTCACGCACTTGGTGATGCCAGCCACCGAGCCGATCATGGTCATGTTCGTGGAAAGCTCCGTGCCGGCGATTTCCAGCGCGATTTGGGTGCCCGGGATGTAGAGTGTGGCGACGTTCAAATCCTTGAGCCGCTCGATGTCTTCCTCGGACAGCAGCGGCACGTCGGAATTGATGATCACCACGCCGCCTTCCTTGATGCCGGAATAGAAGGGCATCGTGTAGCTCTTCCCCATCGTGATCACCTGGGGATGGAACACCTCGATGACGTCGGGGAAGACCAGCTCGCCCCGGTCGTAGATCCGCTCGATGCCGATGCGGCAATAGCTTTCCGCCGGCGCCATCCGCTTCTCCGCGCCGAAGAACGGATTGGAGATCGAGAACTTCCCGTCCCGATTGGCCGCCATCGCCATGACATGCGCGGCCGTGACGGCGCCCTGCCCGCCCAAACCAGACATTCGGATATTCAGTCGTTTTTTAATCATGGTCGATCCTCTTGGTGGCTTAGGCCTGCTGCCCGGCCAATTGCTTGGCGGCGGCTTTCTTTTCCTTCTCCTTGGCGGCCATCTCGGCCAGGAATTGCTTGGCCGGCTCGCTGATGTACTCCTTGTAGGCGAACCGCTCGGTCGGCTTCTCGGAATCCCGCATTTCCTGGAGGCCCTCCATGCTGTTCTTGCCGATCTCCAGAATGCAGGGCGTATAGAGTTGCAGATAGGTCGGTCCGATCTCCCGGGCGATCATGACGGCGTTGCGGATGACTTTCTCGACGAGCGAGGGCTTGCTCACCGTGCAATTCACCACGTAATGGCAGCCCGATTCGCGGGCGATTTCCGGCAACCGCACCTTGTCGAACAGCTTGCCCACCGGCGCCATCTTGGCGACGAAGCCCTTCTGCATCAGCCCACTCTCCTGGCCGCCGGTGTTGGCGTACAGCTCGTTGTCGAAGCAGATCGTGGTGAACTTTTCCTGGCGGAACCAGGCCTGCAAGGTCATGTCCAATCCGATGTCCACCGTCGCTCCGTCGCCCGCCAGCACGACTACATCCTTGACCTTGCCCGGAAAGCGGACCGTCAGGGCCCGCTTCAAGCCGGAGGCGATGGCGTTCTGGTTGCCGAACAGCGAGTGGATGTTGTGGACGGCCACCATGGGGAACACGAGGCTCGTACAGCCGGTGGACCCGACCATGACCGTGTCCTCGGGAGCCGGCAAAGAGGCGAGAATGTACCGGAAGGCCATGGATTCCGGACAGCCGGCGCACAAGGAATGTTGCTCGATCAACTCCTTGGAGTTGCCGATGTCCTTCCATCCGCGGTCTTCTTTTCCATAGGTGGATCGCTGGACGAGATCCTGATACTCCGGCGGCATGATATCGAAGAGTTCCGGTGCGATCTTAATCCGCTCTTTGCTCATTGGGGCCTCCTCTACGGCGTCAGTCTATCGGTATGGCAAACTCTGTTGGCTGATCCTCATGAACCTCTGACCGGTCTGCGTCTCAACTGCCGCGTCCGGCGAGGGAGAAGGTCTTCATCCCGAGCGCGGTCTTGATTTCCGACACGATGATTTCCGGCGGCATGGTCATCCCGCCGCAGACATGGGGACCGGCGTGGACGCGGTCGCTGTTCGGAATCGTCGCCCGGATCTCTTTCGCCAGCCAGCCGGTGACGTTGAACTCCGGCACGAAAATATGCTTCGCGTGCTTGGTCGCTTCGCGAATTTCCTCGCCCGGCCAGGGGCGCAGCGCTTTCACTTTCACGAGACCGCACCGAACGCCCTCGTCTTCCAACAGGCGGATCGCTTCCCGTCCCTGAGAGACTGCCGTGCCCGACGACACGATCATCACGTCGGCGTCCGTGTTCTCCGCATCGATGAGGCCGTTGATCCAGTGACTCGTATGCTTGCGCGAGCGCTCCACCGCCGCCCACACCTCCTGTTGCCAACTGGCATGGGTGGCGTAGCTGATGTAATTGCTCTTCATCACGAAGGGATCGCGCATCATCCGGACCGGCGGACATTCCATATCCATGCAGGGGACGGGCGAGCGGTAGGGATCGTAGGGCGGCAGGCACATATCGGCCGGCGTCAGTTGCACGACGTCCTTCGTATGCGTGACGAAGAAGCCGTCGCAGCAGAGGGCCAGCGGCAGATGCACATCGGGCTCCTCGGACACCATGTAGCCCTTCAGAATCCAATCGAAGAAGTCCTGGGCGGTCTCGGCGTGCCAGACGAGCATACCGGTATTAAGCAGGTAGGAGATCTCGAGCGTATCGGGCTGGATCGACAACGGGGAGTTGATGCCCCGACAGGTCACGATCATCTGGATCGGCAGCCGCGCGCCGGCCCACATGGGGAAGTTTTCCATTGCGCGCATGGTGCCCGGTCCCGCGGTGGTCGTGAAGACGCGGGCTCCGCCGAATGCGGCGCCGGCACATTGCGACATGACGGCAAACTCGCTCTCTCCACGGAAGTAATCGCCGATATAACCCTCTGCAAACAATTCCCCGATCAAGGCCGCCGCTTCCGACTGCGGCGTAATGGGGTAGGCGATCATCACGTCGCAACTGGCGCGGCGGATGGCCTCCTTGATCACCTCGCTGCCCGTGTAGAACGACGGGGTGCGAGGCGCCTCGTGCATCATCTTCCACGGGTCAGTGTAGGTCTGCCCTTTTTTATTTTGTGTCCCGATCAGGGATTTGACGTCAGCCATGGATCGAGCCTCCTTGTCAGTCAGCCCATTCGGGCTTCCGGATTAGGTCGATGGGTTTAATTGGATGCCGTACTGCGCCCGGCCGTTTTGCGCACGGTGACTGAGCCTTTCAATCTCTTGACCCACTCCGCGAGACGCAGGATTTTTTCAACCGTCGCGTCGCGGAACGACAGCATCGCGTCCTCGTGACCAGCCTGGGCGCACATGGCGATCGTATAACAGGACGTGCCGCCACGGATGATCTTGAGCGACAGGTTCGCTTGGTGGCAATGTACGCCCACGAACATGCAGGCATCGATCTTGTTGTGCCAGATCGTCAGATTCGGGTGGTTCGGGTTGATCTCGATTTCAGGATTGATTTTCGGGTACTTGGGACGATAGTCGGGCATGGGAATGAGCATCGCCTTTTGTTCGGGCGTGACACATTCCTTGATCGTTTCATACAGGTGCCGGACCGCCGCCGCCTTTTTCGCCGCCTTTTCATTCCAGGCCCACAGCACCAACGGGCCGGGGAAGATCGTCGGAACGCGGGCCATGAGAAACTGCCGTGCCGCCTCCTCCATGGCCTTTTCTTCCGGGACGATGACGCCGTTGATATGGGCTTCTCCCGGATTCGGCAGGACGATGCCCATGGATGCGGCGGCGGGAGGCAAGAAATGCTCTGGGCCTGGTAAGACACGATATTCGCTCATTGTTGATCGGGCTCCGACGTTAGAGAAAATGAGATTGCGCGCTCGTGGCGGAAGCTGGCCCACACTTTATGCTTTCTCAGCGAGTTGTGCAAGTTCACAGAAGGCCCACCGTGGAGAAATTTCGGGCCATCGCTCGATCCACAACTTAGGCCTTTCGGGCTAAGCGCGCGATCCCTCGATTTCAGGTCCATCGACGTGATCTAAGCGGTTACTATAGCGAGCGATTCTGAACGGTGTCAACGCGCCACAGGCGTGATTATGAGGAAGATCGACAAGCGGCTTTCAGGCCCAGGGCGCAGGCCTGCTCGAAGTCCGAGATTGCCTCTCCGGTCAGGCCAAGGGTTTCGTACAATCGCCCGCGCTGGAGCAGGGCCTCCGTGTGAAGAGGAAGGGCGGCCAACAGCATGTTGAGATCTTCAAGCGCGTCCTTCTGGCGGTGAAGCGCCCTGCGGACCCTGCTACGAAGGAGGTAGGCTTCGACCTGATACGGGACCCATGAAGGCAGCGGGTCATCGCCCAGCAGGCTATCCAGCGTTGTCGATGCCTGTATCCAACGACGGGCGGCCATCTGATTCTTGGCTGTGTGGATCGCCAAGACCGTCATTTGTTGCCGGGCCAGATCAAAGAGGGGGTCGATGTCCAGGAGCCGCCGATAATCCTTCAGGGATTCGGCAGGGTGGCCTTGGAGACTATGCAGTTCCGCACGGCCCAGTAGCGCCCAGGTCTGGTAGGGGTCGATGGCCAGGGCTCGGGAGAAGTCGTCGGAGGCCATGCGAATGAAAAGGTCGAAGTCTGTATCGGGACCCTCGCGTGCCTTCGTCGCGCTGGCCGCCTTCAGGTACGTCTGTCCCCTCACCACGTAGGCTTCCGCCAATTGTTGATTCATGTTGATGGCTTGCGTTGCCAATAGCACTTTCTCGGAAAGCCGGGAGGTCTTGAACGCTCGCTGGACCAATTCATCCGGCGTTTCGATGCGGACGGGGCTTCGATTGTTTCGATAGTCTTCCAGTTCATGGGTCAGCTTGGAAAGCTCGGCCTTGAGGCTGGAATTCTCAGTTTTGAGCTGTTGAAGATGGCTGGCAAAACGGTCCTCCAATCGCAATCGCCGGACGGCCTCGGCCAAATGTGTGCGATCCACCACGGCTCGAATCTTGACATAAAACGATGGCCGTCCTTCGGTGATGGAACTTTCTTGGTCGAGGAGTTCCGTCTCGGTGATGGCCGCCGCAATGGTACGGATCACCAATGAGCTGGTGTGGCGACTGTCGGTGGCCGTCTCGCGTGATGCGTCGGTAAACCAACTTTCCACATACACCCCGGCCTGCTCGATGGCCTTCTGCTTGGCCCGGAGCAGCGCCGCTTCCTTTGCCGAAGCCAACGTATCTCGGTCCGCCATGACGTAGACGGCCTCGCTGACGACGGTCCGAAGGTCGCCCGCCAGGATAACGGGACAGTTCGCGAGGATAACCGTCAGAGTGAAGACTGATAACGGGATGCGAAACAGCATGTGGCCGTCGTCGGAGAGCAGTCTGTCTTGAAAGCTTACCGCCCGACTGTGCTTCGGGCAAACCGTGAGAGGTGAAGCGCGGGGTGTTTTTAAGGTTGAAGTGCGCGGGCTTACGAAGACGACCGTCAACCGAAGACCTGC
The DNA window shown above is from Nitrospira tepida and carries:
- a CDS encoding pyruvate ferredoxin oxidoreductase — protein: MYNVAQVIDEKCTAKKGCRLCIMYCPEANCLDLNVSKMVAEVTIERCKGCELCVVVCNAAKHQAIEMVAVSADGTLMSKKGESAALGQAYQG
- a CDS encoding 2-oxoacid:acceptor oxidoreductase family protein; its protein translation is MIKKRLNIRMSGLGGQGAVTAAHVMAMAANRDGKFSISNPFFGAEKRMAPAESYCRIGIERIYDRGELVFPDVIEVFHPQVITMGKSYTMPFYSGIKEGGVVIINSDVPLLSEEDIERLKDLNVATLYIPGTQIALEIAGTELSTNMTMIGSVAGITKCVTMEALDGALQERFGKKFVASGGTASLDEAIKKKFAKKEMLLQKNLATVRRAYEIGAEWAEKNKVELRVGNPAVAA
- a CDS encoding thiamine pyrophosphate-dependent enzyme; amino-acid sequence: MSKERIKIAPELFDIMPPEYQDLVQRSTYGKEDRGWKDIGNSKELIEQHSLCAGCPESMAFRYILASLPAPEDTVMVGSTGCTSLVFPMVAVHNIHSLFGNQNAIASGLKRALTVRFPGKVKDVVVLAGDGATVDIGLDMTLQAWFRQEKFTTICFDNELYANTGGQESGLMQKGFVAKMAPVGKLFDKVRLPEIARESGCHYVVNCTVSKPSLVEKVIRNAVMIAREIGPTYLQLYTPCILEIGKNSMEGLQEMRDSEKPTERFAYKEYISEPAKQFLAEMAAKEKEKKAAAKQLAGQQA
- a CDS encoding transketolase C-terminal domain-containing protein; this translates as MADVKSLIGTQNKKGQTYTDPWKMMHEAPRTPSFYTGSEVIKEAIRRASCDVMIAYPITPQSEAAALIGELFAEGYIGDYFRGESEFAVMSQCAGAAFGGARVFTTTAGPGTMRAMENFPMWAGARLPIQMIVTCRGINSPLSIQPDTLEISYLLNTGMLVWHAETAQDFFDWILKGYMVSEEPDVHLPLALCCDGFFVTHTKDVVQLTPADMCLPPYDPYRSPVPCMDMECPPVRMMRDPFVMKSNYISYATHASWQQEVWAAVERSRKHTSHWINGLIDAENTDADVMIVSSGTAVSQGREAIRLLEDEGVRCGLVKVKALRPWPGEEIREATKHAKHIFVPEFNVTGWLAKEIRATIPNSDRVHAGPHVCGGMTMPPEIIVSEIKTALGMKTFSLAGRGS
- a CDS encoding carbon monoxide dehydrogenase beta subunit family protein, whose amino-acid sequence is MSEYRVLPGPEHFLPPAAASMGIVLPNPGEAHINGVIVPEEKAMEEAARQFLMARVPTIFPGPLVLWAWNEKAAKKAAAVRHLYETIKECVTPEQKAMLIPMPDYRPKYPKINPEIEINPNHPNLTIWHNKIDACMFVGVHCHQANLSLKIIRGGTSCYTIAMCAQAGHEDAMLSFRDATVEKILRLAEWVKRLKGSVTVRKTAGRSTASN